The proteins below come from a single Polynucleobacter sp. MWH-UH23A genomic window:
- the rnpA gene encoding ribonuclease P protein component → MNSARISELLKTRPKTNLYWGMYSAGATNDADPDLGIAVAKKLAKRAVDRNRIKRMIRNLVWAAQSTDLKKDVVVKLKKPIGQHTRGRLRKKEKDLLRAQIAELI, encoded by the coding sequence TTGAATAGCGCAAGGATTTCTGAATTACTCAAAACGCGCCCCAAAACAAACTTGTATTGGGGTATGTATTCTGCGGGCGCTACAAATGATGCCGACCCTGATCTAGGGATTGCCGTTGCCAAAAAATTGGCAAAGCGCGCTGTAGACAGAAACCGCATTAAAAGAATGATTCGCAACTTGGTTTGGGCTGCACAATCAACAGACTTAAAAAAGGATGTGGTTGTCAAACTTAAAAAACCAATTGGACAACACACCCGCGGTAGGCTCAGAAAAAAAGAGAAAGACCTTCTTCGGGCGCAAATAGCGGAGCTTATTTAA